The Pseudomonas sp. DG56-2 genome contains a region encoding:
- a CDS encoding DNA-binding domain-containing protein codes for MSTSTLGQFQTAFVNALYGGEASNELLALTQQVGFTVYRNTVLKGCVDALQANFPSVERLVGNPWFRAAATVHATLTPPSDARLILYGEHFATFIEQFEPAQHLPYLADVARADRLWIEVHTAPIDSSLNMLAMTNLVPELLGQQHLRPRTDVRWQWFAEQPIYSIWDSNRRAAPVPEPLAWEGEGVLMRRQHGQVLWQVLSEADCIFLDACAAGNSLEQATNSVLTFDPTLDFTTLLARLLAAEVFA; via the coding sequence ATGAGCACTTCAACGCTGGGACAATTCCAGACAGCTTTCGTCAACGCCTTGTATGGCGGCGAAGCGTCGAATGAGCTGCTTGCACTCACCCAGCAAGTTGGTTTCACGGTGTATCGCAATACCGTGCTCAAAGGGTGTGTGGATGCCTTGCAGGCCAACTTTCCCTCCGTCGAGCGTCTGGTGGGCAACCCATGGTTCCGCGCTGCTGCTACGGTTCATGCAACCCTGACGCCGCCCAGTGACGCCCGCCTGATCCTCTATGGAGAGCACTTCGCAACCTTCATTGAGCAATTCGAGCCCGCACAACATCTGCCTTACCTGGCTGATGTGGCCCGCGCTGACAGGCTGTGGATCGAGGTGCACACCGCGCCTATCGACAGCAGCCTGAACATGCTGGCGATGACCAACCTGGTACCTGAACTGCTCGGTCAACAACACCTGCGCCCGCGCACCGATGTGCGCTGGCAATGGTTCGCCGAACAACCGATCTACAGCATTTGGGACAGTAACCGCAGGGCCGCGCCCGTGCCGGAGCCGCTTGCCTGGGAGGGTGAAGGGGTATTGATGCGCCGACAGCACGGCCAGGTGCTTTGGCAAGTTCTGAGTGAAGCCGATTGCATCTTTCTCGACGCCTGCGCCGCGGGCAACTCCCTGGAACAGGCAACCAACAGCGTCCTGACGTTCGACCCAACGCTGGACTTCACCACCCTGCTCGCCCGCCTGCTGGCGGCGGAAGTATTTGCTTGA